From one Phocaeicola salanitronis DSM 18170 genomic stretch:
- a CDS encoding alpha/beta hydrolase, whose amino-acid sequence MKKKILYAIALLFVISGAKAQQNDGLPGVPQTESYVVTPVDTTSGVIVRKVSFLRSNNIVLVGNLFLPKGLDKTQKYPAVLSIHPAGSVKEQSAGLYAYRLAESGFVTLAFDAAYAGESGGTPHWSEAPYERVEDIRYAVDYLVTLPFVDEYRIGALGLCAGGGYVIATAPTERRIRAVAGVSAADIGAANRESWLRGRSVEEQIALLEDVSQQRTREARGAELMKVYMCPEPDESTAPSFREGYEYYRTTRAWHPRADNFYLRRSQATKMAFSAIENIYLLTQPVLLVVGEKADSEWQTERFYNALPGKDKEVFTVPGYSHIDLYDKPGAVNPAVKKLAEFFKRTLQ is encoded by the coding sequence ATGAAAAAGAAAATCTTATATGCAATAGCCTTGTTGTTTGTCATATCGGGTGCAAAGGCGCAACAGAACGATGGATTGCCCGGCGTTCCGCAGACTGAAAGCTACGTGGTAACACCTGTCGATACGACAAGCGGCGTGATTGTCCGCAAGGTTTCATTCCTGCGGAGTAATAACATTGTATTAGTGGGCAACCTGTTTTTGCCGAAAGGGTTAGACAAGACACAAAAATATCCTGCTGTCCTCAGTATCCATCCTGCCGGAAGCGTCAAAGAACAGTCAGCAGGGCTGTATGCCTACCGCTTGGCGGAGAGCGGTTTTGTCACCCTCGCCTTCGATGCAGCCTACGCCGGAGAGAGCGGTGGTACGCCCCATTGGTCGGAAGCTCCGTATGAACGGGTGGAAGATATCCGCTATGCCGTGGACTATCTGGTCACGCTTCCTTTTGTGGATGAATATCGCATCGGTGCGCTCGGTCTTTGTGCCGGAGGCGGATATGTCATAGCAACGGCTCCCACCGAACGGCGCATCCGTGCCGTGGCAGGAGTCAGTGCGGCAGACATTGGGGCTGCCAACCGGGAGAGCTGGTTGAGAGGACGAAGTGTGGAAGAACAAATCGCGCTGCTGGAGGATGTTTCGCAGCAACGTACCCGTGAAGCCCGTGGTGCGGAACTGATGAAAGTCTATATGTGTCCTGAACCTGATGAAAGCACCGCACCATCCTTTCGCGAGGGATATGAATACTATCGCACAACCCGTGCATGGCATCCGCGTGCCGACAACTTCTACCTGCGGCGCAGCCAAGCCACCAAAATGGCATTCTCCGCTATCGAGAACATCTACCTGTTGACCCAACCCGTCCTGCTCGTGGTCGGTGAGAAAGCCGATTCCGAATGGCAGACCGAACGCTTCTACAACGCACTTCCCGGAAAGGACAAGGAAGTGTTCACCGTACCGGGCTACTCACACATCGACCTTTACGACAAGCCGGGAGCGGTCAATCCGGCTGTAAAGAAGCTGGCCGAGTTCTTCAAACGTACATTGCAATAG
- a CDS encoding NAD(P)-dependent alcohol dehydrogenase, with amino-acid sequence MKKSLILAATLIFTAMTAFAQNNDGRIPAKGFAVYEEKGHFKPYEFTRHAVGDHDIQIEILYAGICHSDLHHVFADWGAEEYPMVPGHEIAGRVVAVGKDVTRFKVGDYAGIGCMIGSCRHCDACEQDLEQYCEEGAIMTYHGIDRYNDNEHTQGGYSNTYVVAEDFAIKVPDNADITKVAPLLCAGITSYSPIMQAGVKKGDKVGVAGFGGLGHMGVQYAVSLGAEVTMFDITEEKREDALRMGAVRYVNVNNPEDMKGLDKTFDFILSTIPAKYEPVMYLKMLKLDGQLGIVGLPAFRNMPTLSVAELVMPGARRKVFGSQIGGIKETQEMLDYSVANNIYPEVEIIKAGGAEIDKAYQNVLDGKVKFRYVIDMKTMK; translated from the coding sequence ATGAAAAAGAGTTTGATTTTAGCAGCAACATTGATTTTTACAGCCATGACTGCATTTGCACAAAACAATGACGGACGCATCCCGGCCAAGGGCTTTGCCGTCTATGAGGAGAAAGGGCATTTCAAGCCTTACGAGTTTACCCGCCATGCCGTAGGTGACCATGACATACAGATTGAAATCCTGTATGCGGGTATCTGCCACAGTGACCTGCACCACGTATTCGCCGACTGGGGAGCAGAGGAATATCCGATGGTTCCCGGACATGAGATTGCCGGACGGGTGGTGGCTGTCGGGAAGGATGTCACACGTTTCAAGGTGGGAGATTATGCAGGTATCGGGTGCATGATAGGTTCATGCCGCCACTGCGATGCCTGCGAACAGGATTTGGAGCAGTATTGTGAAGAAGGGGCGATAATGACCTATCATGGCATTGACCGCTATAACGACAATGAACATACACAAGGAGGCTACTCCAACACCTATGTCGTGGCAGAGGATTTTGCCATAAAAGTACCCGACAATGCTGACATTACGAAAGTCGCTCCTTTGCTTTGTGCAGGCATCACATCCTATTCCCCTATCATGCAGGCCGGAGTTAAGAAAGGCGACAAGGTGGGCGTTGCAGGTTTCGGCGGCTTGGGACACATGGGCGTGCAATATGCCGTATCACTCGGAGCGGAAGTTACGATGTTCGACATTACGGAGGAAAAACGGGAAGACGCACTTCGCATGGGAGCTGTGCGGTATGTCAATGTGAACAATCCCGAAGACATGAAAGGACTTGACAAGACTTTCGACTTCATTCTTTCCACCATCCCTGCCAAATACGAACCGGTCATGTATCTGAAAATGCTGAAGCTGGACGGGCAACTGGGTATTGTCGGACTTCCGGCATTCCGTAATATGCCCACGCTTTCAGTAGCCGAACTGGTCATGCCCGGAGCAAGGCGCAAGGTATTCGGGTCGCAAATAGGCGGCATCAAGGAAACACAGGAAATGCTGGATTATTCCGTGGCCAACAATATCTATCCGGAAGTCGAGATTATCAAGGCTGGTGGTGCTGAAATAGACAAGGCTTACCAAAATGTGCTGGACGGGAAAGTGAAATTCCGCTATGTGATAGACATGAAGACAATGAAATAA
- a CDS encoding flavodoxin: MKEKKILVAFFSRAGENYAVGHIEKGNTHIIAEMIAAETDGDLFHIEPVTPYPDDYTECTEVAKQELNVKARPAIKGDIKVEDYDIIFIGYPNWWGDMPMPVYTFIEKHSWQGKTVIPFCTHEGSGLSGTENKLKAACKGATVLKGLAVRGATAQNAQAQAKESVNNWLGKLKY, translated from the coding sequence ATGAAAGAAAAGAAGATACTCGTGGCATTCTTTTCACGGGCAGGCGAGAATTATGCCGTAGGACACATTGAGAAAGGCAACACCCACATCATTGCTGAAATGATAGCCGCCGAAACGGATGGTGACCTTTTCCACATCGAGCCTGTAACACCTTATCCCGATGATTATACGGAATGTACGGAAGTAGCCAAACAGGAATTGAATGTCAAGGCGCGTCCGGCCATCAAAGGGGATATAAAGGTAGAGGATTACGACATCATCTTCATCGGTTATCCCAACTGGTGGGGCGACATGCCGATGCCTGTGTACACGTTTATTGAGAAGCACAGTTGGCAGGGAAAGACTGTCATCCCGTTCTGTACCCATGAGGGCAGCGGACTGTCCGGTACGGAAAACAAACTGAAAGCCGCCTGCAAGGGAGCAACCGTGTTGAAAGGCTTGGCGGTACGGGGTGCTACGGCACAGAACGCACAGGCTCAGGCAAAGGAAAGTGTGAATAACTGGTTAGGCAAACTTAAATACTAA